The following coding sequences lie in one Arachis ipaensis cultivar K30076 chromosome B03, Araip1.1, whole genome shotgun sequence genomic window:
- the LOC107630314 gene encoding VIN3-like protein 1 isoform X1, whose product MDLEEKSVCKVSGVQSLSSSVQSTPEKNGHSDDASRSSELLQEFVKAGPKKELLPTCFAKDHKKVTAKGRMAETKSTGKTTKKQDSKKASNVGNPPFRKQNRKAENPMRIFPNPDQTSESGHTNSWICKNAACRAVLSIDDTFCRRCSCCICHLFDDNKDPSLWLVCLSESTQGDYCGLSCHIECALKHEKVGVVDHGQLMQLDGGYCCASCGKVTGILECWKKQLTIAKDARRVDALCYRIYLSYRLLDGTLKFKELHELVQKAKAKLETEVGPVNGVSAKMARGIVSRLPIAGDVQKFCTLAIEKADRWLASVPNVNPDSREGSLPAACKFVFEEVTASSVKIILLEVSNVAAENSKGYKLWYYKSREESHTKDPVSVIPRSQRRVLISNLQPCTEYTFRIVSYTDSGDLGHSEAKCFTKSIEIIQNVPPSVAMVRKRENFQIGACSSGSKIEPNRTMKDSGFKVRDLGKILHLAWAQEQGYLEDFCCADMKTCCGQSEMVKPKTPEEQLPSVPRGLDLNVVSVPDLNEELTPPFESSRDEDNGCTLMQAVEADDDAASHDLEKNGLARSHGSGDSQTWTHRPTGEVPAVDSRIDMTRKRIASTNEEIHDCDSTLINGSPVRISDGSSSLDENFEYCVKVIRWLECEGHIKQEFRLKLLTWFSLRSTDQERRVVNTFVQTLIDDPSSLAGQLVDSFYDIISNKRPRTGFCNKALASN is encoded by the exons ATGGACTTAGAAGAGAAATCCGTTTGTAAAG TTTCTGGTGTGCAAAGCCTCTCTTCCAGTGTGCAAAGTACTCCCGAAAAAAATGGCCATTCTGATGATGCTTCAAGAAGTTCAGAACTCCTTCAAGAGTTTGTGAAGGCTGGTCCGAAGAAGGAACTTCTTCCAACGTGCTTTGCTAAGGACCATAAGAAAGTTACTGCAAAAGGAAGGATGGCTGAAACTAAGTCAACTGGTAAGACAACTAAGAAACAAGATTCAAAAAAAGCTTCCAATGTTGGAAATCCGCCTTTCAGGAAGCAAAATCGGAAGGCTGAAAACCCCATGCGGATCTTTCCTAATCCAGACCAGACTTCTGAATCTGGACATACTAACTCTTGGATCTGCAAAAATGCTGCCTGTAGGGCTGTTCTATCTATAGATGACACATTTTGTAGACGGTGTTCTTGTTGTATTTGTCACCTTTTTGATGATAACAAAGATCCTAGTCTTTGGTTGGTATGCTTGTCTGAATCTACTCAAGGGGACTATTGTGGATTGTCTTGCCATATCGAGTGTGCTCTCAAACATGAAAAAGTAGGAGTCGTTGATCATGGGCAACTGATGCAACTAGATGGTGGCTATTGTTGTGCATCATGTGGCAAAGTTACTGGGATACTTGA ATGCTGGAAGAAACAGCTAACTATTGCAAAGGATGCTAGACGTGTAGATGCACTCTGTTACAGGATATATTTGAGCTACAGGCTCTTGGATGGGACTTTGAAATTTAAAGAATTGCATGAACTGGTACAAAAGGCGAAGGCTAAACTGGAGACAGAAGTTGGTCCAGTTAATGGGGTTTCTGCCAAGATGGCACGAGGCATTGTCAGCAGACTCCCTATAGCTGGTGATGTGCAGAAATTCTGCACTCTTGCTATTGAGAAAGCTGATAGATGGCTGGCTAGTGTTCCAAATGTGAATCCTGATTCCAGAG AGGGTTCACTTCCTGCTGCTTGCAAGTTTGTTTTTGAAGAGGTAACAGCTTCCTCTGTCAAAATCATTTTACTTGAAGTATCAAATGTGGCGGCTGAGAACAGTAAGGGATACAAGCTTTGGTATTACAAGAGTAGGGAAGAATCACACACCAAAGATCCTGTTTCTGTGATTCCTAGATCACAGAGGAGGGTTTTGATATCCAACCTTCAGCCTTGTACAGAATATACTTTTCGCATTGTATCATATACGGATTCAGGAGACCTGGGTCATTCTGAGGCTAAATGTTTCACGAAGAGCATCGAGATAATTCAAAATGTTCCTCCATCTGTTGCTATGGTACGAAAGAGAGAGAATTTTCAAATTGGGGCTTGTTCTTCTGGCTCGAAGATTGAGCCCAATCGCACTATGAAAGACTCTGGATTTAAGGTTCGAGACCTTGGAAAAATTTTGCATCTTGCTTGGGCTCAGGAACAAGGTTATCTTGAAGATTTTTGCTGTGCTGATATGAAAACGTGCTGTGGACAAAGTGAAATGGTCAAGCCTAAAACTCCAGAAGAGCAGTTGCCTTCAGTTCCACGAGGCCTTGATTTAAATGTTGTTTCAGTTCCAGATTTAAATGAAGAACTAACACCTCCTTTTGAGTCTTCCAGGGATGAAGATAATGGTTGCACTTTGATGCAGGCTGTTGAGGCAGATGATGATGCTGCCTCTCATGATCTTGAGAAGAATGGTTTAGCAAGATCCCATGGGAGTGGTGATTCCCAAACCTGGACCCATCGCCCAACAGGGGAAGTGCCAGCTGTCGACTCTCGCATAGACATGACTAGAAAAAGGATAGCAAGCACGAATGAAGAGATACATGATTGTGACAGTACTTTGATAAATGGTTCTCCTGTACGCATATCTGATGGTTCATCTTCCCTGGATGAGAATTTTGAGTATTGCGTGAAAGTAATTCGTTGGCTAGAATGTGAGGGTCACATAAAACAGGAATTTAGGTTGAAATTGCTAACATGGTTTAGTCTGAGGTCAACAGACCAAGAACGCAGGGTGGTTAACACCTTCGTTCAAACTCTCATTGATGATCCAAGCAGTTTGGCAGGGCAACTTGTTGACTCTTTTTATGACATTATATCCAACAAGAGGCCAAGAACTGGATTCTGTAATAAAGCTTTGGCATCAAACTAA
- the LOC107630314 gene encoding VIN3-like protein 1 isoform X2, with amino-acid sequence MAETKSTGKTTKKQDSKKASNVGNPPFRKQNRKAENPMRIFPNPDQTSESGHTNSWICKNAACRAVLSIDDTFCRRCSCCICHLFDDNKDPSLWLVCLSESTQGDYCGLSCHIECALKHEKVGVVDHGQLMQLDGGYCCASCGKVTGILECWKKQLTIAKDARRVDALCYRIYLSYRLLDGTLKFKELHELVQKAKAKLETEVGPVNGVSAKMARGIVSRLPIAGDVQKFCTLAIEKADRWLASVPNVNPDSREGSLPAACKFVFEEVTASSVKIILLEVSNVAAENSKGYKLWYYKSREESHTKDPVSVIPRSQRRVLISNLQPCTEYTFRIVSYTDSGDLGHSEAKCFTKSIEIIQNVPPSVAMVRKRENFQIGACSSGSKIEPNRTMKDSGFKVRDLGKILHLAWAQEQGYLEDFCCADMKTCCGQSEMVKPKTPEEQLPSVPRGLDLNVVSVPDLNEELTPPFESSRDEDNGCTLMQAVEADDDAASHDLEKNGLARSHGSGDSQTWTHRPTGEVPAVDSRIDMTRKRIASTNEEIHDCDSTLINGSPVRISDGSSSLDENFEYCVKVIRWLECEGHIKQEFRLKLLTWFSLRSTDQERRVVNTFVQTLIDDPSSLAGQLVDSFYDIISNKRPRTGFCNKALASN; translated from the exons ATGGCTGAAACTAAGTCAACTGGTAAGACAACTAAGAAACAAGATTCAAAAAAAGCTTCCAATGTTGGAAATCCGCCTTTCAGGAAGCAAAATCGGAAGGCTGAAAACCCCATGCGGATCTTTCCTAATCCAGACCAGACTTCTGAATCTGGACATACTAACTCTTGGATCTGCAAAAATGCTGCCTGTAGGGCTGTTCTATCTATAGATGACACATTTTGTAGACGGTGTTCTTGTTGTATTTGTCACCTTTTTGATGATAACAAAGATCCTAGTCTTTGGTTGGTATGCTTGTCTGAATCTACTCAAGGGGACTATTGTGGATTGTCTTGCCATATCGAGTGTGCTCTCAAACATGAAAAAGTAGGAGTCGTTGATCATGGGCAACTGATGCAACTAGATGGTGGCTATTGTTGTGCATCATGTGGCAAAGTTACTGGGATACTTGA ATGCTGGAAGAAACAGCTAACTATTGCAAAGGATGCTAGACGTGTAGATGCACTCTGTTACAGGATATATTTGAGCTACAGGCTCTTGGATGGGACTTTGAAATTTAAAGAATTGCATGAACTGGTACAAAAGGCGAAGGCTAAACTGGAGACAGAAGTTGGTCCAGTTAATGGGGTTTCTGCCAAGATGGCACGAGGCATTGTCAGCAGACTCCCTATAGCTGGTGATGTGCAGAAATTCTGCACTCTTGCTATTGAGAAAGCTGATAGATGGCTGGCTAGTGTTCCAAATGTGAATCCTGATTCCAGAG AGGGTTCACTTCCTGCTGCTTGCAAGTTTGTTTTTGAAGAGGTAACAGCTTCCTCTGTCAAAATCATTTTACTTGAAGTATCAAATGTGGCGGCTGAGAACAGTAAGGGATACAAGCTTTGGTATTACAAGAGTAGGGAAGAATCACACACCAAAGATCCTGTTTCTGTGATTCCTAGATCACAGAGGAGGGTTTTGATATCCAACCTTCAGCCTTGTACAGAATATACTTTTCGCATTGTATCATATACGGATTCAGGAGACCTGGGTCATTCTGAGGCTAAATGTTTCACGAAGAGCATCGAGATAATTCAAAATGTTCCTCCATCTGTTGCTATGGTACGAAAGAGAGAGAATTTTCAAATTGGGGCTTGTTCTTCTGGCTCGAAGATTGAGCCCAATCGCACTATGAAAGACTCTGGATTTAAGGTTCGAGACCTTGGAAAAATTTTGCATCTTGCTTGGGCTCAGGAACAAGGTTATCTTGAAGATTTTTGCTGTGCTGATATGAAAACGTGCTGTGGACAAAGTGAAATGGTCAAGCCTAAAACTCCAGAAGAGCAGTTGCCTTCAGTTCCACGAGGCCTTGATTTAAATGTTGTTTCAGTTCCAGATTTAAATGAAGAACTAACACCTCCTTTTGAGTCTTCCAGGGATGAAGATAATGGTTGCACTTTGATGCAGGCTGTTGAGGCAGATGATGATGCTGCCTCTCATGATCTTGAGAAGAATGGTTTAGCAAGATCCCATGGGAGTGGTGATTCCCAAACCTGGACCCATCGCCCAACAGGGGAAGTGCCAGCTGTCGACTCTCGCATAGACATGACTAGAAAAAGGATAGCAAGCACGAATGAAGAGATACATGATTGTGACAGTACTTTGATAAATGGTTCTCCTGTACGCATATCTGATGGTTCATCTTCCCTGGATGAGAATTTTGAGTATTGCGTGAAAGTAATTCGTTGGCTAGAATGTGAGGGTCACATAAAACAGGAATTTAGGTTGAAATTGCTAACATGGTTTAGTCTGAGGTCAACAGACCAAGAACGCAGGGTGGTTAACACCTTCGTTCAAACTCTCATTGATGATCCAAGCAGTTTGGCAGGGCAACTTGTTGACTCTTTTTATGACATTATATCCAACAAGAGGCCAAGAACTGGATTCTGTAATAAAGCTTTGGCATCAAACTAA